A window of bacterium contains these coding sequences:
- a CDS encoding tetratricopeptide repeat protein, producing the protein MKRIIFSFAVSIVIGVVGCIQLSFADIIILKNGRRITGNIIGESPTTLTVKTVVGTTTINRNLVAEIQQEDQEVNHIRNGDYYMDKGDYAAATTEYTAALRLNPNLVEVQNKLNEALAKLTQTNIQRLAPMFAEGDRLLTKGFYDDAIKSFREVARTHPEPEYITEANRKIEETCKALIAKGDEYVVLKNYNNALELYAKVTMYNTGELANQSIAKIKELVTSLFAEGDAYLEAQDFAKAAQKYQQVDASYPGPNIDNLVKEKTKQLAVQLRYKPQAGERWKYKMTLKTVMKIPQGTMPTVNQEFDLSGTLRNRIEKVEGDEFDMISSVDGLQLTMNVAGMKQNVPIPDMQRKSFSSRISNLGKPVRIVDLSSISGEGIMGTESMFIGVGSGYLSTLPLDTVRVGEKWLDPINQQINLGSLGKMNVNGRIRYTLVGFEEIGKYACAKIESKYEDIQLTFNGTVKPRPDQPAQQTKITATMNGTGTIYFAYKEGKMVRTSDSMNLEFNIATFSGGGVTPQPMGPTLEAGPMGRGPVGPEGMPPELGGQPPMRGPEAGPAPGPMIEPQTGGTPSPLQQTGQMKFTGTIYRDLMLTE; encoded by the coding sequence ATGAAACGAATTATATTCAGTTTCGCAGTATCCATTGTAATTGGAGTCGTTGGTTGCATTCAATTGAGTTTTGCCGATATTATTATCTTGAAAAACGGACGGCGAATCACCGGGAATATCATCGGCGAAAGTCCAACCACGTTAACCGTGAAAACCGTGGTTGGCACCACTACCATTAATCGCAATTTAGTTGCTGAGATCCAACAAGAAGACCAAGAAGTAAATCATATTCGTAACGGGGATTATTATATGGATAAAGGTGATTATGCCGCTGCAACGACCGAATATACAGCTGCACTACGTCTCAATCCTAATCTGGTAGAAGTTCAAAATAAATTGAATGAAGCTTTAGCGAAATTAACGCAAACCAATATTCAACGGTTAGCCCCAATGTTTGCTGAAGGTGACCGATTGTTAACAAAAGGATTCTATGACGATGCAATAAAATCATTCCGTGAAGTTGCTCGAACTCATCCAGAACCTGAGTATATTACAGAAGCGAACCGTAAAATTGAAGAAACTTGTAAAGCGTTAATAGCTAAAGGCGATGAGTATGTTGTTTTAAAAAATTATAATAATGCATTAGAACTATATGCGAAAGTCACAATGTATAATACTGGCGAGTTAGCAAATCAAAGTATCGCAAAAATCAAGGAACTGGTAACGAGTTTATTTGCTGAAGGAGATGCTTATCTAGAAGCACAGGATTTTGCTAAAGCAGCGCAAAAATATCAGCAGGTTGATGCTAGTTATCCTGGGCCTAATATAGATAATCTGGTTAAAGAGAAAACGAAACAACTTGCGGTTCAGCTTCGGTATAAACCACAGGCTGGTGAACGATGGAAATACAAGATGACCCTGAAAACGGTTATGAAAATTCCGCAGGGAACTATGCCAACAGTTAATCAAGAATTCGACCTTTCTGGGACCCTACGGAATAGAATTGAAAAGGTCGAAGGTGATGAATTTGATATGATTTCATCTGTTGATGGCTTGCAGCTGACTATGAATGTTGCTGGGATGAAACAAAATGTACCAATTCCAGATATGCAAAGGAAATCGTTCAGTTCAAGAATATCAAATCTCGGCAAACCAGTCAGAATAGTTGATCTAAGCAGCATTTCTGGCGAAGGAATTATGGGCACGGAATCAATGTTCATTGGAGTTGGCTCCGGTTATCTATCCACCTTACCCTTAGATACGGTTCGGGTAGGAGAAAAATGGTTGGATCCAATTAATCAACAGATTAATCTCGGTTCCCTAGGAAAGATGAATGTGAACGGACGTATTCGCTATACACTAGTTGGATTTGAAGAGATAGGGAAATATGCTTGCGCTAAAATTGAAAGTAAATATGAAGATATACAATTGACCTTTAATGGTACGGTTAAACCAAGACCAGACCAACCAGCGCAACAGACTAAAATAACCGCAACAATGAATGGAACCGGTACCATATATTTTGCTTATAAAGAAGGGAAAATGGTTCGAACTTCAGACAGTATGAATTTAGAGTTTAATATTGCTACTTTTTCCGGTGGCGGAGTTACTCCCCAGCCAATGGGTCCGACCCTTGAAGCGGGACCTATGGGTCGCGGACCGGTTGGGCCCGAAGGTATGCCACCAGAATTAGGTGGGCAACCACCTATGCGGGGACCTGAGGCAGGCCCTGCACCGGGTCCAATGATCGAACCTCAAACTGGAGGTACACCTAGTCCGCTTCAGCAAACAGGTCAAATGAAATTTACGGGAACTATATATAGAGATTTAATGTTAACGGAATAA
- a CDS encoding phosphatidylglycerophosphatase A, translating into MQKVIPIFIATGFCSGYSPVIPGTVGTIVGVIIYLLFRNFTWWQYGITLIACIALAIWSATIAEQQFHQKDCPKIVIDEIIGYLIAMFLNPFRVKYIVISFVIFRIIDIIKPYPGRQSQKLSGGLGIVADDVIAGIYTNVLLQIMWRFNVI; encoded by the coding sequence GTGCAGAAGGTTATCCCGATATTTATTGCAACTGGTTTTTGTAGCGGATATAGTCCGGTTATTCCCGGCACAGTAGGAACGATAGTTGGAGTTATAATATATCTTCTATTTCGAAACTTTACTTGGTGGCAATACGGCATTACGCTCATTGCTTGTATTGCGCTAGCCATTTGGTCTGCGACAATCGCAGAACAGCAGTTTCACCAAAAAGATTGCCCAAAAATTGTAATTGATGAAATAATTGGGTATTTAATTGCTATGTTTCTTAACCCTTTTAGGGTAAAATATATAGTAATAAGTTTCGTTATATTTCGGATCATTGATATCATTAAACCATATCCGGGTCGACAAAGTCAAAAGTTATCCGGTGGACTTGGGATTGTTGCGGATGATGTTATTGCCGGAATCTATACAAACGTATTACTTCAAATAATGTGGAGATTTAACGTTATTTAA
- the pgsA gene encoding CDP-diacylglycerol--glycerol-3-phosphate 3-phosphatidyltransferase, with the protein MNLANKLTFSRIIAIPFVMGAILFENATNGYTIHSQILIVTSKYVALLIFIAATLTDLYDGRIARKRKIITPFGSFFDPIADKLLISTVFICFVELRIMPAWMVVIIIGREFIITGLRILGAKKGEVIPAGPLGKYKTVSQMATAIVILLYLAIKDTMRIYGTWNDQVDVWIYGAIYLLMVWTVLATVISGVSYIKRHRHLIREVVE; encoded by the coding sequence ATGAATCTTGCAAATAAACTTACATTTAGTCGAATTATTGCTATTCCGTTTGTTATGGGTGCGATATTATTTGAAAATGCAACAAACGGATACACTATCCATAGTCAAATTCTTATCGTAACGAGCAAATATGTAGCATTATTGATTTTTATCGCCGCTACGCTCACTGATTTATATGATGGACGCATCGCCCGAAAACGGAAAATTATAACGCCATTCGGTAGTTTTTTTGACCCAATCGCTGATAAGCTTTTAATTAGCACTGTATTTATTTGCTTTGTCGAATTACGAATCATGCCCGCATGGATGGTTGTAATCATCATCGGGCGCGAGTTTATTATCACCGGACTACGCATCCTTGGCGCGAAAAAAGGCGAAGTTATCCCTGCAGGTCCATTAGGTAAATATAAAACGGTTTCGCAAATGGCAACTGCAATAGTTATTCTCTTATATTTGGCAATTAAAGATACAATGCGGATATACGGAACTTGGAATGACCAGGTGGATGTATGGATTTATGGTGCGATATATCTTCTAATGGTATGGACGGTTTTAGCAACGGTAATCTCCGGCGTAAGTTATATTAAGCGGCACCGACATTTAATTCGTGAGGTGGTCGAATAG